The Pseudomonas sp. IAC-BECa141 genome contains the following window.
CGCCCGCGTCGCAGGATCGGGTAGGCCAGGCGCAACTTGATCAGGCGTTTGACGAATTTCAGCAGCGCCTTCCCGTCTTCGCTCAGGTCCCAGTTGACCCAGCCGATTTCGCTGTCCTGGCAATAGGCATTGTTGTTGCCGTCCTGGGTGCGGGCGAATTCGTCGCCGGCCACCAGCATCGGCGTGCCCTGGGACAGCAGCAAGGTGGCGAAGAAGTTGCGCATCTGCCGGTGGCGCAGCGCGTTGATTTCCGGATCGTCGGTGGGGCCTTCGACGCCGTGGTTCCAAGACAGGTTGTTGTTACTGCCGTCCTGATTGTTTTCGTCGTTGGCCTCATTGTGCTTGTCGTTGTAGGAGACCAGATCGTTGAGGGTAAAACCGTCGTGGGCAGTGACGAAATTCACCGACGAATAAGGCCGGCGGCCGCGCTGGTTGAACATTTCCCCGGAGGCGGTCATGCGACTGGCGAAGTCGGCGAGCTGGCCGTCGTCGCCTTTCCAGAACGCGCGTACGGTGTCGCGGAACTTGTCGTTCCACTCGACCCAGCCCGGCGGGAAGTTGCCGACCTGATAACCGCCGGGGCCACAGTCCCAAGGCTCGGCGATCATTTTCACCTGGCGCAGTACCGGGTCCTGGCGGCAAGCGACAAGGAAGCTGTGGCGCTCGTCGAAACCGTCGTGATAACGGCCGAGGATGGTCGCCAGGTCGAAACGGAAGCCGTCGACGTGCATTTCGCTGGCCCAATAGCGCAGCGAGTCGGTGACCATTTGCAGCACGCACGGGTGGCTCAGATCGAGGGTGTTGCCGGTGCCGGAATCGTTGATGTAGAAGCGCTTGTCGTCCGGCATCAAGCGGTAGTACGAGGCATTGTCGATCCCGCGCATCGACAGGGTCGGGCCTTGCTCGTTGCCCTCGGCGGTGTGGTTGTAGACCACGTCGAGAATCACTTCGAGATTGGCATCGTGCAGGTGCGCGACCATTTCCTTGAACTCGGCAATCTTGCCGCTGGCCAAGTAGCGCGGGTCCGGAGCGAAGAACGCGATGCTGTTGTAGCCCCAGTAATTGGTCATGCCTTTGTGCAACAGATGCTGATCGTTAACGAAGGCGTGGATCGGTAGCAGCTCGACGGTCGACACACCCAGTTTGCGGATGTGTTCAAGCACATCTTCAACCATCAGCCCGGCAAACGTCCCGCGTACGTTTTCCGGCACGGACGGGTGGCGCATGCTGATGCCGCGCACGTGGGTCTCATAAATGATGGTCTTGTCCCACGGCACGCTGACGCGATGGTCGTGTCCCCAGGTGTGTGCCGGGTCGATGACTTTGCACTTGGGGACGAAGGGCGCGCTGTCGCGCTCGTCGAAACTGAGGTCGGCGTCCGGGTGACCGATGGTGTAGCCGAACAGCGCCTCTGACCATTTCAACTCGCCGACCAGTTGTTTGGCGTACGGATCGATCAGCAATTTGTTGTGGTTGAAGCGGTGGCCGTTGGCCGGGTCGTACGGGCCGTAAACCCGGTAACCGTAAATCAGCCCGGGATGCGCATCGGGCAGATAGCCGTGGTAGATCTCGTCGGTGTATTCCGGGAGTTCGATGCGTTCGAGTTCGACTTCGCCGGCATCGTCGAAAATGCACAGCTCAACCTTGGTGGCGTTGGCGGAAAACAGCGCGAAGTTGACCCCCAGACCATCCCAGGTCGCACCGAGCGGGAAGGGCAAGCCTTCACGGATGCGCGAGGGTTCGGCGTGCGCGGCGGGCTCGGCTTTCTTTGGACGGGTCATAGGTGCTCCTGCAAAAAATCGGGGGTGGGTATTTTTTCGAGGACGAGTGCGCCCTCGGTGGCGAGCGAACCCGCCACACGGTCATTCAATTCAATGGTTGGGGACGCGTCAGACCGCTGGCGGCTTGCGCGGTGCGCGAGGTTTTTTCTCTGAGGCTTTTTCGCCCGGGGGAATAACTTTGGCGGCACTGGCTGGCTTGGCCTTGGCCGCGGTCGCTTTGGGTTTGGCTACGGGCGCCTTGCCGTCGGCGGCTTTGCTGGTGGCGGTCTTGCCGGCAGTTTTACTGCCGGCGGCCTTGGGCGATTTCTTCGGTGCCAGCGCTTCGGCTTCGGCCAGTTTGCGCGCCATCTCCCAGTGGCGAGCTTCCTGGCCTTCGGGTTTTCCTTCTGATTCCCAGATCTGATAGGCGAATTCGCGGATGCGTTTATCGTCGGTACTCATCGCAATGCTCCTGAACTGAACTCATGCTGCTAGACGTGTTGAATAAGCAGATTGACCGGGAAATCCCCCAGCGCGGCGCTGACGTGCAGCTCCCTGTTTTTTGTGACTGCGCTGCTTGAAAAAAGTCCCTTCAGATTTTCGTCAGAGGCGTCGAACGGTAAAACCACCCGCGTATCGCCCCAGCGCAGCGCATCGACCTTCGGTATGGCACTGTTTTCCAGCAGTGTTGCGCAACGGATCGGCACGACTACGATGACCCGTTGCCCCCCATGCTCGCGGGCAAACGCGAGCACGTTGTGCGCCTGGCTGCCCAGCACCTCGAGGGCCTGGTACGAACCGCGGCGGAACAATTCGCTGTGTTCGGTGCGCAACTGCAGCACCTGAGCGATCAAGGCCTGCTTGATGCGCCCGTCACGCCAACCCGATAACAGCTCCTGGGCGGGCGTCGCCTTCAGGGTCTGTTCGCGCAGGCCGTAGTCCACCGGCCGGCGGTTGTCGGGATCGACCAGACTGAAATCCCAATACTCGTTGCCCTGATACAGATCCGGCACCCCCGGCACCGTCATGCGCAGCAAGGTTTGCGCCAGCCCGTTAAGGGCGCCGGCCGCGGCGATGCTGTTGACGGTCTTGGCCAGCGCCCCGCGCAGCAGTTCGCCTTCGGGGGCCAGCAGCAATTGTTCGGTGAACGCTTGGGCTGCGTTTTCGTAAGCCTCGTTCGGCGCACTCCAGCTGCTTTGCAGCTTGGCTTCGCGCAGGGCTTTCTGCTGCCACTGCCAGACACGCTTGGCGTAGTCGGCGAAACCGGCCTGATCGTCGTCGCGCAGGTCCAGCGGCCAACTGCCGAGCAGCGCCTGATAGAGGATCAATTCGTCTGCCGACGACGGCAGTTGATCGTCATGGCGCAGCGGCCGGGCGAGGGCGCGCCACAACTCGACCTGTTCGGCGTACCAGTGGCTGCGTTCGCTGAGCACGGCCAGCCGCGCGCGGGTGTCTTCGCCGCGCTTGTGATCATGGGTGGCGGTGGCCAGCAGGTTGTCCGGGAAGCTCGCCAGCCGTTGCTGGTTCACCGCGTGAAAGTCGCTGACCGGCGCGCTGAACTGTTCGGTGTTGTAGCCGACGTCATTGCGCGACAGCAGCACCGCCGAGCGATACAGCGCGGTGTCTTCCACCGCTTTGGCGGCGGCTGGCGAGGTGAGTTGCTGAAAGCGCACGCAGGCGTGTTTCAGAATCTTGCGCGAACGGCCACGGGGCTTGCGTCGCCACGGCTGGCCGCCGAGCCAGCCGGCTACGGAGTCCAGCACTGGCCAATCGGCTTCGCTCAATGCCTGCCGCGCCCCGTCCATGGCCTGTTGGAAAAACACCTCGTCCCGCGCGGAGCGGCCCATCGGAGTGATGTAAGTGCGATAGACCGGGAAGTGCACGATCAGCGCCTGCAACACCCGGCGGATCGAGCCGAGCGTGAGGTCGCGGGTCATCAGGTCATCGCGCGCCACTTGCAGCAGGGCCTGGGCGACGCTTTCGCAATCGCTGGCCAGCGA
Protein-coding sequences here:
- the glgX gene encoding glycogen debranching protein GlgX; amino-acid sequence: MTRPKKAEPAAHAEPSRIREGLPFPLGATWDGLGVNFALFSANATKVELCIFDDAGEVELERIELPEYTDEIYHGYLPDAHPGLIYGYRVYGPYDPANGHRFNHNKLLIDPYAKQLVGELKWSEALFGYTIGHPDADLSFDERDSAPFVPKCKVIDPAHTWGHDHRVSVPWDKTIIYETHVRGISMRHPSVPENVRGTFAGLMVEDVLEHIRKLGVSTVELLPIHAFVNDQHLLHKGMTNYWGYNSIAFFAPDPRYLASGKIAEFKEMVAHLHDANLEVILDVVYNHTAEGNEQGPTLSMRGIDNASYYRLMPDDKRFYINDSGTGNTLDLSHPCVLQMVTDSLRYWASEMHVDGFRFDLATILGRYHDGFDERHSFLVACRQDPVLRQVKMIAEPWDCGPGGYQVGNFPPGWVEWNDKFRDTVRAFWKGDDGQLADFASRMTASGEMFNQRGRRPYSSVNFVTAHDGFTLNDLVSYNDKHNEANDENNQDGSNNNLSWNHGVEGPTDDPEINALRHRQMRNFFATLLLSQGTPMLVAGDEFARTQDGNNNAYCQDSEIGWVNWDLSEDGKALLKFVKRLIKLRLAYPILRRGRFLVGEYNEDIGVKDVTWLAPDATEMTTEHWHDAHNRCMGMLLDGRAQETGIRRKGADATLLLVFNAHHDIVNFTLPEVPEGSFWTCMIDTNQPSIRGQERFTFGHEYSVTGRSLLLFELQREEED
- a CDS encoding DUF2934 domain-containing protein — translated: MSTDDKRIREFAYQIWESEGKPEGQEARHWEMARKLAEAEALAPKKSPKAAGSKTAGKTATSKAADGKAPVAKPKATAAKAKPASAAKVIPPGEKASEKKPRAPRKPPAV
- a CDS encoding malto-oligosyltrehalose synthase, giving the protein MSTLPIQTPRATVRLQFHRGFTLDQAVPLVPYFARLGISHIYASPLLAARAGSMHGYDVVDPTRVNPELGGEPALRRLVASLREHGMGLILDIVSNHMAVGGGDNPWWLDLLEWGRLSPYGEFFDIQWHSPDPLMEGQLLLPFLGSDYGVALQDATLPLVFNAESGTFHVEHYEHHFPICPGDYGELLKADDTSNEALKALADRFSALSYQTDARSLALPLKEELQQLASDPDVLQAIQRNLTRYDSKTEDGFQRLHQLLERQSYRLASWRTAADDINWRRFFDINELGGLRVERPAVFEATHGKIFQLIGEGLIDGLRIDHIDGLADPRSYCRKLRRRLDHLAPGRHLPIYVEKILGDGETLPTDWSVDGSTGYEFMNQLSLLQHDPDGEHVLGDLWKRRTERPSAFIEEAQLARQQILNGSLASDCESVAQALLQVARDDLMTRDLTLGSIRRVLQALIVHFPVYRTYITPMGRSARDEVFFQQAMDGARQALSEADWPVLDSVAGWLGGQPWRRKPRGRSRKILKHACVRFQQLTSPAAAKAVEDTALYRSAVLLSRNDVGYNTEQFSAPVSDFHAVNQQRLASFPDNLLATATHDHKRGEDTRARLAVLSERSHWYAEQVELWRALARPLRHDDQLPSSADELILYQALLGSWPLDLRDDDQAGFADYAKRVWQWQQKALREAKLQSSWSAPNEAYENAAQAFTEQLLLAPEGELLRGALAKTVNSIAAAGALNGLAQTLLRMTVPGVPDLYQGNEYWDFSLVDPDNRRPVDYGLREQTLKATPAQELLSGWRDGRIKQALIAQVLQLRTEHSELFRRGSYQALEVLGSQAHNVLAFAREHGGQRVIVVVPIRCATLLENSAIPKVDALRWGDTRVVLPFDASDENLKGLFSSSAVTKNRELHVSAALGDFPVNLLIQHV